From Campylobacter pinnipediorum subsp. caledonicus:
CCCAATTAATAAATACTTACGGTGAAAAATATATCCTTGATGATTTAGGCTCATCATACGGTAATTTTAAAGTGTCATCTAAAGGCTTAGGTAATTATTTCGGTTTCTTTGAAAACGATGATATATTTTGCTTAGTAGGTGATACAAGCTTTAAAAATAAACAAATGTATCATTTAAAAATACAATTTAGAAGTATATTTTTACTTAAATACGGTCATAAAGAATGTTATAACCGTGTAAAAGCATTTTTAAATGATATATTCAAAGATAAATTTGATGTTGAAATCTCAAGGGTTGATATTTGTACCGATGTTGCTGGTATAAAATACACACCGCAGGATTTTTTAAAATTTAGAAGTTTAAAAAGAACAACAAATTACACTCATTCAACCTATAAGCATGATAGCACACTTATAAAAGATGATGAAACAGAAACAAATCTTATAAACTTAGAACAAATGACAATTAACAATTTTATGCAATATAACAGATTTGAAGGTATCGCATTTGGCAAATCTCCATGTATGTTTAGAATATATGACAAAGTTAATCAGGTCATTAAAAAACGTATAAGTAATTTAATATTTACTAAGTGGGAGCTTTACGGATATGATATAAACTCTAAAAGCAATGTTTATCGCCATGAAATTGAACTTGGTCGCCCCTTTGTTAAAAAACTTATGGGCGATAATGTAACTGATGAAATTTCTTTTTTATTTGATAATTTAGGGAAATTTTGGGCTTATGGTTTAAAAATTTGTAAGTGGTATGATTTAACAGATGATGAAGTTAAGAGATTAACAGAAAGCAACATTAAATCAGATAGCAAGCGACTTATATATTTTCGTTGTGAAGCTGACACAAACCGCTTGAATTTTTGGGATATGATTAATAAATTTGATGAAGAAAACAACGAAGCTTTATATCTTCATAAGTTTATTAATACAAGAGATATTAAAAAAGTAAAGATAGCTTTTAAATCTTTTATATCTTCAGTTTATAGTAATTTAGGTTCATTTGATGATAATTTCACCTATGTAATCAATGAAGTTAAAAAAGACCTTGCTATGCAAAAAATATCACTTCATGAATACGGTTTATCTAAAATGTGCGGTAGCTTTAATAAAAACGAGCAAATTATTAAAGGTGAAAAATTAGATGTTATAAATCCATTATATCCATCACTTTATCGCTCACTTGATGACTTATTACAAGCTTTACAGGATATTAGAAATGATGATTATAAAAAAGATATTGAAAAATCTTTAACGGTTTTAAAAAATGATGGATACATTTATGAATATTAACAATAATTTATACATAGCATTAGTTGGTTATCTAATTGAAGAAAATAAAGAAAATAAATATATTTGTATTGATTTAAGGCATTATAGTGTTATAAAATCTTTTGCAAAGCAACATGGATTTATTAAATATAATAGCTTTGTAGGGAGTTTAAAACGTTATCGTGAATTACAAGAAAAATTAGCAAAAGATTTTGTTATTGCTCCTATTCGTAAGTTTTTAAGTATTAAAAATTATACCTTTAAAATTAGGGGCGATTATCTATTTATAGTTAAACAATTTACATTATTTTAGAAAGGTTTTTTTATTTTGATAAAAATTAATAGTATTTCTAGTTTTTTAATTAAATTTTTAAAAGATTATTATCCATATAAAAAAAATATTTCTTTTAAAATTGAAGAAATTAATAGACATTTTTTAATTATTGATTTTTATTTTAATGAAAGCTATGTAAAAAATGATTTTAGTAATTATATAACTTTTACACATTATTTTATTTTAGATGATAGTTATCTTGTCTTTCATTTTTTTATTTTTAAAAAAGCAAAAATTCAATCATCATTTTTACAAAATTTTATAATTAATCTTAAAAATGATTTTATTTTTTCTTTCAATTTAAGAGATTATGTTTTTAATTATGATGAAAATTTAACAAAATACAAAGGAGTTATTTATGCAAATAAATAAAGAAGATATCGCAAAATTTAGCGATAAGGCAAAAGGTGTTTTCGATGGACTTTCAACAATTACAAGCGTATTTTTTCCACAAATTACTGCGCCAGTTACTGCTGTTAGTAAGGTATTTTCTAAAATATCAGAACTTGATGACACAGAAGCAGAAAACATCGCAGGTTTATCTGCTACAGCTTTTAAACTTGATGAAATGATTAAACAAGTTGAGAAAGGCGAAAAGATAGACATTGAACACTTAAAAGAACTTTCTGAAAACATTAAAAGTATAGATAGCTCTTTAGATAAATTTTACAAGGTTATTTCATGATACAATCTGTTACAAATCTGAATCAATTTTTTGAAGAGCCTGCGGATGGTTATTATCTTTTTAATGGAAATATCTATAAAAAAATTGGAGAGATTTCATTATATATTGATAATAATACTTATGAAAATATATCTATGCTTAACACGAAATATCGAATAATATTTGTTAAGACTTCTCTTATTACCGCAGTTGATTTAAAAGACAATAAGGACTTTATTGAATCAACTTTTTTTGATTCTGAGGGTTTTCCTTCTCGTGTCCCTGCGATTTCTTCTTCTGGCTTATCTTTGCCTTTGCTGACTCCGGTAAAATTAAAAGGTTTTGATTTTTGGTTTTGTATAGCATCTTCTTTTATGCTATACATTGACAATAATACAGAAATATTATGTTATGTTCCAGAAACTTCTTTATTAGATTGTTTTGGTAAACTTTATAATCTTTCTGTTGCTTGTCCTGCTTCGCTAATTACTGAATATAAAACTGGTGAATTATTTCCTTATTGGTTCTTTTTTAATATTTATTCTTCTTTTGGTTTGCCATTTAAAAAAGACCATTTCTTAAAAGTTCTTGCCGATAAGAAAGATTTTTTGAGTTTTGAAGAATTTAAATCTTATGATGAAGAATATTATTCTCTTTATTCTTGGGCTGATTATTTTGAATGATTTTATATTTTTTATACAAAATGTTATAATCTATAAAAAAAAGAAAGGATAAAAAAAAATGCCTCTTCCTGTTGTTGGTATTATTGCTAATCTTCTCCGAACCGGTGCTATATCTGCTTTTGATATTGCTAGTGCTGGTGCTGGTTCTTATGCTTTAACAAAAACTTTAAAAGATACTGATTTAAGTTCTCCACAAAACACTGGTGATTATATAAATCCTTTAGGTTTTTCAATTGCTCGTAATATTGTTGAGCGTATAAATAATTATTCTCGTTCAAGTTCCTCAACAACTGATTTTAATCTTTCAGAAGCTCCTTCAATACCAAAGCCTGAAGATTATATTAACAAGCTCAGGTCAATTCATGATAAGGATTATACTATTCCCGCACCATCAGCTCCGCAAACTCCTAAGAACAATTTATCTTCTTCTGCTTCGTTTGCTAGTGGTAGCTCTAATATTAATGCTGGTAATTCAACAAATCTTATCAGTGCTATTAATTCACAAAATGCTATACTTGCGGAAATTGCTTCAGCATTAAATTCTTTTGTAGCTTTACAAGCAACAAAATCTCTTAATATTGCAGTGCCTACACAACAAGCAAGCAAAAAAGGTGGTTTTACACAAACTATATCTACACCTTTACCAAATTTTAAACCAAAACCTGAGCTTAACTCAAAATCACTTGAAAAAAGTTTGGATTTAATAGCAAATTTATATAAAAAGTCTCTTGAAAATCCTAGTAAATCTGTAGATTTAACAGAAGTTACCAAAGCTTTAAATAATATAGCTAAAATAAAACCTAGCATAAAAATGACAATGCCAAAAGACTTATCTATAGCTTTCCCTGAATCAATGGCTGTAACTTTACCAGCTGATTACGTTGCAAATCAGACAGCTATTAAGGAAGCTTTATCTGGAACCTTTGAAATACACAAAGAACAAGCCGAATACATGAAAACACCAGCAACAGTTAAAGACCTCGATGGTAACACCATCGCTAAAGCTACTCCAAGAGAGATGTCGCTTACATACGAAGCAACTAGAGCAAGAACTGCAACAGATGAAAACAATTTTGAACTTGATGAAAATGATATAAATGCTTTATATCCTGCTTTACCGGATATATCTCAATTATTTAAATTTAAACTTGTCGGCGAAGTTACAAAGGATTATTTAAATGAAACAAATAAATAAAAATGATTTAAAAAATAATGATGTCAATAACAACGATGATAGTAATATATTGATTGATATTATCGTTATTCTTGTTATTATTGGTATTGCTTACTATTTTATAAGCTCTTTCAAACTTGTTGGAGATGTTTCCCGTGAATATTTGGATGAGCAAAAGGTTATAAATAATGTCAGAAACTAAGCAAAGTAACACAGCTCGCATTATTGGTCTTGGTGTTGATGAAATGTTTGAAGATTTAACATATTCGGTTGCTTATAACGAAGTTCTAACAAGACTTAAAAATAGTGGTATGCCTGATGGAATTTTAAACGACGCTATTAATAGTGGTATTAGTATAATGTTTTCGGCTGCTTTAATGACTTATATCCAAAAACAAGAAGCTATTATCCATAAAATTGTTGGTATTGCTGGCTCTTTGCTTATTGCTACTCTTACGCCTGTTCGTGCCGGTGCTAAAAATCTTTTTAAAAAATTTTCCAAAGGTCGTAAGCTTGGCATGTTTAGTAAAATTTTTGGCGATTCGGATGCTAATAATATATCTTATGGACAAGTTATTGCAACGAGTGCTAATTCTGCTTTTAATGCTCATCAATCTTCAAGTAATGTTTTTCAAGCTGGCAGTGTTGCAATGCAACAACGGGAGCATATTCTAAACACTAAAAATCATCAGATGAATTATGCTAAAGCTAAAGTTGATAGCATAAATCAAACATTATTATTTAAACTATTTACATCTAAATTTACAAGTCAAGACAAAGAAATTTTACGTAAAATTACTGGCTCTTCTGAGATAAACATAGAAAATATTAACAAAGTTGCTTCTTTTATGTTTGTAACAGACAGCAACGGCGATATTACAGGTCTAGCTGAACAATTTACAACTATGTTAAATGGTTTGGGGTATTTTCATAATAAGGGTAAAAAATGAGTATGAGTGAACAAGAATGTAAAGAAGCTGTTGAAAAAGAAATTTTATTGTTAAGTACAATTAGTAAAAATATTGAAATATTAAATTCCAATATCCAAAAACTTTTACTTGCACTTACTGGTGAAACTGGCGATTCTACAAAAAGTCAAGGTAATTAAACATGATTGCTCCTTTAGTTTGTTGTTGTAAAAAAGAAAAAAGGGAATTTTATCTTTCTGTTTTTCAACTTATAATTGAACTTCATGCAAGTTCAACTTATTATGATGGTGATTTAGCAAATTTGTTTGGTATTCACGTATTTCCAATATTTCCTCTAGAATTTCAAATTAATCACAATCTTCCTAATTTCTTTTTTCGTAAAGATATTTCTTTTCCTGAAAATCATTTACCCGGATATGACTATGAAGCACCTTTATTTTTGACTGGGTTTTTTAAAAATGCTCCTGAAACTTTTTTTTATGCTGATGATTACAGCGAAAAGCCTATTCGTATTCCTGATCCTAATTTAAGTGTATCTTCAATTAACGAAATTTACTTGGCTATATTAAATTATTATGATAAAAAATCTTTTGATATAAACAACTATACCCCCGATGAATTTTCTTTTATTTTTACAAAAAAACATTCTTTTAACGGTTTTGATTTGTTTGGCGGCGATACAGTAAAAACAAAGCACTATAATTATAATTCTTTTTCAAGTTGTTTTAATAATCTTAAATCTCTTTATGCTGATTTTATTTCTTCGCTTGATTTTGCTAAAAAATCAAATAATTTTTATGAAGATTTTACAGGTATTCATATAGGTAAAGAATTTACTGAAATTAGTCCTTACTCTTTTTCTCACATTTCCAGTATTGAATTATCTATAGCACTACCAATAATAAAATAAAAAAGGAGTTAATCAATGCCCGTATATAAAGTAACCCAGCAACAAGGAAATCGTGTTATAACTTCAACATACGAAGCTAAAAGCTCTACATCTTTATTACAATTTTTACAAGAAGTATCAACCGCTAAAGTTAAGTATATATATCGTGTAGAGTATGAAGATGAAGAAACGACACCGCCAAACGATGACTTTAATTATCACAAACAATTTAAAGCATTTGCAAAAAATAGCAATAATGCTTCTAAACAAGTTTTAATACATAATGTTAAAACAACTAAGAATGAGCAAGAATTAACAAATGCAATAATTACACATCTTAGTGTAGGAGAACAAGCAATTAAATCTGTGGCTTGTTCTTTGTTTATGCACTAAATTTTTAACCTTTCTTATAATCTAACCGCTTTAATTTTGAGCCTTGTCTATTTAAGCCTTGCGGTCGCTCTGCGACCTGCTGGCTTGATCCTTTTTTTTCTCATTCTCTTACTTTTTCTTACTCTCTTTTTGCCATTTTCTATCTTCTTGAAAAACTATAATCACATCTTATTAAATTCTTTATAAAAATACTCCCCAAACTCTTGTATTTTTTATTTTTATATTATTTTGCTTACTTGTTTTGTTTTTCTTTGATTCTATAGCTTGTTTGATATCTTTATACAGCTTTTTAACTTAACCCTTATATTTTTTTATTTATTTCCTAATAAATAATATTTTTCATTCTTGCATAAATACCCAATATTATTTTATTTTTGCTTGTCAAGACTGCGAAGCACACCGCTAGGTGCTTGGTCTTTACAAGCTTTCAAAAATAAAATAATAAACTCCAATTTATGCCAAGAATGATAAAATATTTCTTATATCTGTTTGTTTGTCTTTTTTTTTAATCAACTAAAATTTTGTAATAAAAACATATCCATCTGTGTTAATTTCATAATTTTACATTTTTAAAAGTTGCTTAAAAACTTTTAAACGCCCCTTTATAACGTTTAATAATCATGTGTTGCTTCAACTTTTTATATTTATCTTTATAATTTGAATTGTTTTAAAAACGTTTTTTAACAAATATTTTAAGTCTATATGACACAAATAAAACAAGAAAAAAAAGGAAACACATGCTAAAACAATACATCCAAGGTTTAAATCCTAAGACATTGTCTTTTAGTGATAATAGTGATGAGGATTCTCTGTTACCACTTCTTGCTGGAAAAATTGAAAAATATGAGCAAACTGCTACTGGTGGAGCTGTATTAAATGAACTTCCCACTACATTAAATCGTAAAGAATTTATCGTTTCTAAAGATAGTCCTACTGGTAGAATTTCTTCAATAGTTAGAATACCGCACGTTAAAGAAACTTTTTACTTTAACGAGCTTAATGCTTCTGTTAAAGGTAAATTTGATTCATCTTTTACTAGCGATGTTAAATGTGATGAAGTTAAATTACGTTTCGACTCTCTAGCAAAATAATTAAGATAAAAGGATAAAAAAATGGCTAAAACATTAATAAGAAACAAGATAGCTAGTAAAACTTTTGGTATGGCTTTGCCTGCTAGTGCTGAAACTGCAAAAGCTTTTGCTGATGTTGCTCTTGAGGGTGAATATGCAATATTTGAAAGAAAAAGTGAGCAAGGTAATGATACCGAAGCCCAAGTTATAGAATATGTTGTTACTGGTAAGAGTGAGGCAGGTTTTAAAACAACATTTAGTTTTTATGCAAATGCTAACAAAACAGAAGTTGATATTAAAACTGCTCTTTTAGAAAAAACTTTCAACGGTGTTAAGTTTGATGAAATTTATATAATTTCGGCTAAATATGTTAAAGGTTAATAAACATTAATATGCAATCTTTAACAAATGAATATTTAGAGTTAGTGCTAACTGCACTAGCTCTTTTCTTATCTGGTCTCAATTGGTTTATATCTCAAAAATTATCAAGTTTTTCTTATAGACTTGATAAGATAGAAACATCTTATACTGACACTTATCAGATAAAAGCAGATATACAGCTATTAAAAGAAAAAATAGATTTCATTATTGAGATGTGTAAAGATAATAATAAAAAGGTTTAACTATGCCGTTAGGAAAAGAACAAGAAGATTTCACTAAAGATTTAAATAAATTACTTACATATTTACATAATAATAACTATAATGTAAGATGTGGTGAACTATTTAGAACACAAGAACAACAAGAAATTTACTATCAAAGAAAACTAACTAAAACAAAAAATAGCTATCATACAAAAAAATTAGCTATTGATTTATTTATATTCAAAAACGATACATGGTTAAAAACCAAAGAGCAATTACAACCAATAGGGGATTATTGGGAGAGCTTAAACAACATAAACAAATGGGGTGGTAATTATAACAGTTTTATAGACTGTGTACATTTTGAAAGAAGAGCAAAATAAGCTAAAATAAAAAACTACAATTTAAATACTCTTGACATTTATCTTAAAATCTTCCCATTTGCTTTTTTAAGTTGCATTGCACCTTCCATATCTTGAAGTTGCAAACAAACGCCAAGTTGATTACCAATGGCTCCCATTGCTTCCATTAGCCCCTGTTTTTGCACTTCTTTATTTAAAGCACCAATTCCCGTATTTAAACTAACTGCAAAAGATGGTATTTCATCTCTGCTATATCCCGCAAAGAAATCAGCGTTGCCATATTTCCAAACCAATTTTGCAAGTCTTTCAAATATAGGCTCAAAAAATGTTTCGTTAAAAGTTCTAATATAACCTTGTATCCTAACGCTACCTTCATTCGCCATAATGCTAGCCATCGTTGCAGTTTCTTTTCTGTATGTACTTGCTCCATTTTGTTGAGGGCTTACACCACTTGCTTCGCTCATTTCTTGGTCTATTAAACTTACTGCTAGTTGTGCCACATTTAGATTAGGCGCAGGTAGCACTTGTAAGGCTGTTGGCTCATTTGTAAATATTGGCAAGCCTATCGTTTCTATTTGCTCCCTTGTAACATTTGCACTTGTGTTAACTACTATCTTTGGCTTTAATGCCATATTGATACCATCTATAATTGAGTTTCTTGTAATGTTTATCTCGTCTTGTAAAGGTAAAATACTAGCAAGAGGTGGCTCACCATACACACAAACAAAGTCTTGCTCGTTAAAATCTCTAACCTGTGGTGTCATATACCCAAAGATAAAGGGTTGTCCATCTTTTAGCTTAATGCCTTCTCTTAAAAGTGTTTCGTTAAATAAGGTTGAAACTTCCCATTCCCCATTGATTTGTTCGTAAATATCATATACTTCAAAACGCTCATAAGGCTTAAATTC
This genomic window contains:
- a CDS encoding portal protein, producing the protein MGKDVVYLQELLSNAKDGFEKYKPSFDKLNSAYLLNLEQEQITSLAKRNKSRIYIPKINAKAKRISDSLSETYFNNDTFAKLQTYINSKQEVIDKWQEALDIYTDMLKLYNTFAPIFQKIPFLGTSVAKVYWSGDMPIIEEIELDEIYFDPNAKSPRDVRYIVNKLILTADDLLALAKRKIFKKEQVLLSLDDIEFKPYERFEVYDIYEQINGEWEVSTLFNETLLREGIKLKDGQPFIFGYMTPQVRDFNEQDFVCVYGEPPLASILPLQDEINITRNSIIDGINMALKPKIVVNTSANVTREQIETIGLPIFTNEPTALQVLPAPNLNVAQLAVSLIDQEMSEASGVSPQQNGASTYRKETATMASIMANEGSVRIQGYIRTFNETFFEPIFERLAKLVWKYGNADFFAGYSRDEIPSFAVSLNTGIGALNKEVQKQGLMEAMGAIGNQLGVCLQLQDMEGAMQLKKANGKILR
- a CDS encoding M15 family metallopeptidase; the protein is MPLGKEQEDFTKDLNKLLTYLHNNNYNVRCGELFRTQEQQEIYYQRKLTKTKNSYHTKKLAIDLFIFKNDTWLKTKEQLQPIGDYWESLNNINKWGGNYNSFIDCVHFERRAK